The genomic segment ACGGCCAGACCGTAAAGCGCCGGGAGCGTGAAGGGGCTCTGGCTGCCCCCCGTCGAGACGAAGGCCGGCCGCAGGGTGCTGACTTCGCTCAGGTCGCGGCCGTCGAAGCGAAGCCAGCGCACGTACCCACTCTCCGTGTCAGCCACGAACAGATCGCCGTTGGGTGCGAAGGCGAGCCGCCCGGGACGCTTGAAGCGGACCTCGGCAAAGGGCAGGGTGTCCCGCCAGCCGTACACCCTGGGGTCGCGCCCCTCGGCGACGGCATCGCTCGGTCCCACCGCCGTGCTCACCACCGGGCCCGCAGCCGCCGGATCGTCGATGATGCGGCGGATGTTGCCCGCCTCGCGGTCCGCGACCCAGAGCTCCCGGATGCTCCCACGCCAGCGCACGGCCAGGCCCGCGGGATACCGGAAGCGGGACTGGGCGGCAGGTCCGTTCACGACGCCCTTGTTGCTGCCCCCGGCATACGGATGCACGAAGCCTGTGCTCAGCTCCACCCGCACGATCCGAGCTGCGGCGGTATCGCTGCCGACGTCAGCCACGAACAGACTGCCGCGCCCGTCATAGGCCATGGCCCCGGGACTGGCCAGACGGGCGAAGGGGGGAAAACCCTCCGCGTACCCGGGCAGGCCATCCCCGCTCAGCACCGTCACCTGGGCCCGCGTCCCGTCCAGATGGCTGACCAGGCGCAGCTGATGGTTGCCCGTGTCAGCGACGACCAGGGTGCGCGCATCGATCACGGCCACCTCGGCCGGGTGGTCGAAACGGGCCTCCGCGCCTTCCACCAGTTCCGCTGCGGGCCCCGCGATTCCGTCGCCCGCCAGCGTGACCACCCCCCCGCCCATCGTCACCCGCCGCACCACGTGGTTGCCACGATCGGCCAGATACAGATGGCCTGCGGCATCGAAGGCCATCCCGGCCGGCTCGCCGAAGCGGGCCTGCTCACCTTGTCCGTCGAAGAAGCCCGGCACATCCCAGCCAGCCAGGCGGGTCAGGCGCGTCAGGCCCAGCACGCCGCCAAAGGGCACCGGGGTGGCCGGGGTCCAGGGCGTGAGCAGCGGACGCGGGGTCGGAAGCGGCGCGGTGGGGGTGGGCGTGGGCAAGGGGGGCGCAGTCGTGGGCGAAGCCACGACGGTGGGAGAGGCCAGCAGGGCGCTCGGAAGGGGAACCGGCGCGCTGGAGGGGGGAGGACTCGCCATGGTGGCGAGCGCCTGGGCCAGGTCCAGCTCGCGGCTGGCGATCGCCTGGACCACCGCCAGTTGCGCCTGCGGCTCGGCCAGCTTTTCCAGCACGGCCAGATCCAGCGAGCGTCGCACCAGCAGCGCGGCGAGATCGAAGTCTCGAGAGCTCACACCGTCCAGCGCGCCGGCCGCCCGCGAGAGCACGGCCGAGGTGACCAGCGTGGTGGCCGGATCGATGTCGTGAAACAGAACCTCTCCAGGCCTCGCCACCGTTTCCAGCACCAACGGCCCGGACAGACCGGTGCGAATGCCCACGCGGACGCGAAAGGGGCCGCCGCCAACGGGTAGCCCTTCCAGGCGATAGCGCCCATCCCCCCCGGTGAAAACGGGCTCGCCAAGGGGCTGTCCGACCGCCGTGAAGGCCTGCACCGGAGCCCCCACCAGCGGCGTCAGACTGAGCGCCGACAAGCGGGCGCGCCAGGCACGCGGCAGCGCAACACTCCCCCCCAGGCGGCTCAGATCGACAGGCCCCGGGGCGATCACCCCGGGCGGCACGCGCACCACGCCCGTCACGTGCGTGACCGTCACCGGCGAGGGCGCCGGCGCCAGGGAGGGCGAAGGGCTGAGCGCCGGCGACGGTGAGACGGCCGGCGAACGGGACGGACGCGGCGAGACCGCCGCCGGTGCGATCGGCACCTCCGGCGCGGCCGAACAGGCCATCAGGCCAGCCACCCCCAGCCCGAGGGCCCGAGGGCGCCAGCCGGAGGCTCGGATCGCCGCCAGCCTGCTCATTCTCGCGGCCCGTGGGACCGCGCCCCGGTTCGCCGCGCGATCCGCGCCAGCACCTGTCGCTTGCCCGCTGCATCCAGCGAGCTCCAGGCCGCGATTTCCGCGCAGGTGCGATGGCAGCCGAGACAAACGTCGCGCCGGGGCGACAGTTCACAGCGACGAATGCACGGCGAAGCAGGTTCCATCCCGACGATCGTACCAGTCGCCCCGCGCTCGCGTCTCGCCCGCCCGCCCGACCTCCCCGGAACCGGCTATGATGAGGCGCGCGCCACGCGTTCAGAAGGAGGGTCAGGATGCCAGACAACGACCGGGCGGTGATCGTCACGGGAGCGGCACGCGGCATCGGACGTGCAACGGCCAGCCTGCTGGCCAGCGAGGGCTGGCGGGTGGCCGCCGTGGATCAAGATGCCAGCGCGCTCGCGGCGCTGACGTCCGCCCGGCCGGACGCCGAACAGACCATGCTGCCGGTGGTGGCCGACGTGTCTGACAGCGCGGCAGTGCGGGAGATGGTGCGCACCGCGATGGAAGCGTTTGGCCATATCGATGTGCTGATCAACAACGCCGGGATCACCGCAGATGCGAGGCTGGAGACCATGAGCGAGGCGCAGTTCGACCGTGTGCTGGCCGTCAACCTGAAAGGCGTCTACGCCTGCACCCAGGCCGTCGCGCCCCATATGGTCCGCGCGAAGCAGGGCAAGAT from the Candidatus Sericytochromatia bacterium genome contains:
- a CDS encoding DUF1289 domain-containing protein, with translation MEPASPCIRRCELSPRRDVCLGCHRTCAEIAAWSSLDAAGKRQVLARIARRTGARSHGPRE
- the fabG gene encoding 3-oxoacyl-ACP reductase FabG codes for the protein MPDNDRAVIVTGAARGIGRATASLLASEGWRVAAVDQDASALAALTSARPDAEQTMLPVVADVSDSAAVREMVRTAMEAFGHIDVLINNAGITADARLETMSEAQFDRVLAVNLKGVYACTQAVAPHMVRAKQGKIINAASTVGLHGNFGQTNYAAAKGGVIAMTKTWAKELGPLGITANAVAPGFIVTEMTATVPAKVLALAEARTPLRRLGQPEDVARVYAFLASPAADYINGQVIVVDGGMST